The following are from one region of the Cloacibacterium normanense genome:
- the pfkA gene encoding 6-phosphofructokinase: MGNASLKKIAVLTSGGDAPGMNAAIRAVVRTANYHKIDCIGVRGGYTGLIEGNFTKMGPRSVSNIINLGGTILRSARSKEFRTEEGRQKAFEQCQKNGIDALVCIGGDGTFTGAKIFAEEFGVKVIGVPGTIDNDIFGTDFTIGYDTALNTAMEAIDKIRDTATSHNRVFFIEVMGRDAGFIALNSGIASGALDILIPEKKDSLEDLFETFEKAQKRGKTSSIVIVAEGERLASTYELAEQTKQRFPDYDIRVSILGHIQRGGAPSCADRVLASRMGYGAVVGLMKGLTNVMAGIRSNDLVFTPIEDAIKKHNEINQDLLQIAEILAM; the protein is encoded by the coding sequence ATGGGTAACGCAAGTTTGAAAAAAATCGCGGTGCTTACTTCGGGTGGAGATGCACCGGGAATGAATGCAGCAATTAGAGCAGTGGTAAGAACTGCTAACTACCATAAAATAGATTGTATAGGTGTAAGAGGTGGTTACACTGGTCTTATCGAAGGTAATTTTACCAAAATGGGACCTCGTTCTGTAAGCAATATCATCAATTTAGGAGGAACTATCCTTCGTTCGGCTCGTTCTAAAGAATTCAGAACCGAAGAAGGTAGACAAAAAGCTTTCGAGCAATGCCAGAAAAACGGCATTGACGCTTTAGTATGTATTGGTGGAGACGGTACATTTACAGGAGCTAAAATTTTCGCAGAAGAATTTGGCGTAAAAGTAATTGGTGTTCCAGGAACGATTGATAATGATATCTTCGGTACAGACTTTACCATCGGTTATGATACTGCACTGAATACTGCAATGGAAGCCATTGACAAAATTAGGGATACTGCTACCTCTCATAATAGAGTATTTTTCATCGAAGTAATGGGAAGAGATGCTGGATTTATCGCTTTGAACAGTGGTATTGCTTCTGGAGCATTAGATATTCTTATTCCTGAGAAAAAAGACAGTTTAGAAGATTTGTTCGAAACTTTCGAAAAAGCACAAAAAAGAGGAAAAACTTCTAGTATTGTTATAGTAGCTGAAGGTGAGAGATTAGCTTCTACTTATGAGTTAGCTGAACAAACTAAACAAAGATTCCCAGATTATGATATTAGAGTTTCTATTCTAGGACACATCCAAAGAGGTGGTGCGCCAAGTTGTGCAGATAGAGTTTTGGCAAGTAGAATGGGATATGGAGCTGTGGTAGGACTTATGAAAGGATTAACGAATGTAATGGCAGGAATTAGATCAAACGATTTAGTTTTTACGCCAATAGAAGATGCGATTAAAAAGCATAATGAAATCAATCAAGATTTACTCCAGATTGCAGAAATCTTGGCAATGTAA
- a CDS encoding M16 family metallopeptidase: protein MRKQFLSFVLSFFLIANAFAQNIPLDPSVRTGTLSNGMKYYIKKNVKPEKKVEFRLAINAGSINEDEDQRGLAHFMEHMNFNGTKNFPDNKLVDFLQSIGIKFGQHLNAYTSFDETVYMLPVPLDKPGNLDSGLKVMEDWAFNALLTDKEIEKERGVVLEELRLGLGADKRMLDQYLPKLAYNSRYADRLPIGKKEILQNFKPEALRRFHKDWYRPDLMALVVVGDVNIDEMEQKIKANFSKYQNPTNARKRVDYDMPNHKETLISIATDADATSSSAQFYIKDDGPAKADVTVNDYQKSIVEQLAATIVNNRLQELTNSEKPPFIFGYVSHSNFLRTKDAFQAYAMTKEGEQKNALKVLLEEVERAKRFGFSQNELDRAKSETLSNLEKSYNNRDKTESARLVMEYVRNFLNQEPIPGIEWEYELHKKYLPSVTLDQVNNILKNYIKDDSRVIVVTGPKKENAVLPTDAQLLATVDDVKNAQLKPYEDKAAIKTLVEPFKSNGKIVKTEADAKLGTTTFTLSNGAKVTYKKTDFKEDEIVFSAISLGGSSLISNEDIEKTQWAFPALSESGFNKYSKNDITKFLSGKQVSVMPYLGGISTGFNGNSTKKDFETLFQMIYGYFTNLNYDEASYNSYKAKQQGFLDNLLANPQTYFQSEVQKYLNQKNPRFFGILPDAKAWEKTSYKLAYDIYKKSVANAGNFHFYFVGNVDENQIKQLSEQYLASLPSTKKSETYKDLGYRPLFTSTEKVIKKGKDPKSMVMIRFSGETKYNEKEDLAMRALGEVATIKIIEKLREDEGGIYGGGARGSLNKVPYGSYNFSINFPCGPENAEKLTKIALAELQKMIDNGPEQKDLDKFKEGEANDDVTNMKDNNYWLQNITSYQTQGGDKYSVLNYLTKVKALTVKDLQTVGKKYLTEKNRMVFTLMPEVETPKTDAPKAAVSANVTAQQVIDNYAAALGGKSKLEAVKTVKTLSTIKVMGMEMEATTLEMAPNKSKSVQKIMGQEMVQVFDGEKGYMMQAGQRMDLPAPAIEEAKKKRLFEVLSYNAADFKTVEKVTEEGKELYLLAGAGKKLYFDTKTNLLVKSTSDKGDMVILDYMEVDGIKFPKNIKLAMMGQNMEMTNSQVIVNKEVSVEDFK from the coding sequence ATGAGAAAACAATTTCTTTCTTTTGTGTTGTCTTTCTTCCTGATTGCCAATGCATTTGCACAGAACATTCCTCTTGATCCTAGTGTTAGAACTGGCACACTTTCTAACGGGATGAAGTATTACATCAAGAAAAACGTAAAACCAGAAAAAAAAGTAGAATTCCGTTTAGCGATTAATGCGGGTTCTATCAATGAAGACGAAGACCAGAGAGGTCTTGCTCACTTTATGGAGCACATGAATTTCAATGGGACTAAAAATTTCCCAGACAATAAATTGGTAGATTTTCTACAATCTATCGGGATTAAATTCGGGCAACACCTTAATGCGTATACCAGTTTTGACGAAACAGTTTATATGTTACCCGTTCCTCTTGACAAGCCTGGAAACCTAGATTCAGGGCTTAAAGTAATGGAAGATTGGGCTTTTAACGCATTACTTACCGATAAAGAAATAGAAAAAGAAAGAGGCGTAGTTTTAGAAGAATTGCGTTTAGGATTAGGAGCAGACAAAAGAATGTTAGACCAATATCTTCCTAAATTAGCGTATAATTCTAGATATGCAGACCGATTACCAATTGGTAAAAAAGAAATTCTACAAAATTTCAAACCAGAAGCGCTGAGAAGATTTCACAAAGATTGGTACAGACCAGATTTAATGGCTTTGGTGGTAGTAGGAGATGTTAATATAGATGAAATGGAGCAAAAAATTAAAGCCAATTTCAGTAAGTATCAAAATCCTACAAATGCTAGAAAAAGAGTAGATTATGATATGCCAAATCATAAAGAAACCTTGATTTCTATTGCTACTGATGCAGATGCAACTTCGTCTTCGGCACAATTTTATATCAAAGATGATGGTCCTGCAAAAGCAGATGTTACCGTAAATGATTATCAAAAAAGCATTGTAGAGCAATTGGCTGCTACCATTGTGAATAACCGTTTACAAGAATTAACCAATTCTGAGAAGCCACCTTTTATTTTCGGGTATGTTTCTCATAGCAATTTCTTGAGAACCAAAGATGCTTTTCAAGCATATGCAATGACTAAAGAAGGCGAACAAAAAAATGCGCTTAAAGTGCTTTTAGAAGAAGTAGAAAGAGCAAAAAGATTCGGTTTTTCTCAAAATGAATTAGACAGAGCAAAATCTGAAACCCTTTCTAACTTAGAAAAATCTTATAACAATAGAGATAAAACAGAAAGTGCAAGATTGGTAATGGAATATGTAAGAAATTTCCTTAACCAAGAGCCAATTCCGGGAATTGAATGGGAATATGAATTGCACAAAAAATATTTGCCAAGCGTAACTTTAGACCAAGTGAATAACATTCTGAAAAATTATATCAAAGATGATAGCAGAGTGATTGTGGTAACTGGTCCTAAAAAAGAAAATGCAGTACTTCCTACAGATGCGCAGTTATTGGCAACTGTAGATGATGTAAAAAATGCACAGTTAAAACCTTACGAAGACAAAGCTGCTATTAAAACTTTGGTAGAGCCATTTAAATCAAATGGTAAAATTGTAAAAACCGAAGCAGATGCTAAGTTGGGAACCACTACTTTTACATTGAGCAATGGCGCAAAAGTAACTTACAAAAAAACAGATTTCAAAGAAGACGAAATTGTTTTCTCAGCGATTAGTTTAGGTGGAAGTTCTTTAATTTCTAATGAAGACATCGAAAAAACACAATGGGCTTTTCCAGCGCTTTCAGAATCTGGGTTCAATAAATATTCTAAAAATGATATTACCAAATTCCTTTCTGGGAAACAAGTTTCTGTAATGCCTTATCTAGGAGGGATTTCTACAGGATTTAACGGGAATTCTACCAAAAAAGATTTCGAAACGCTTTTCCAAATGATTTATGGTTATTTTACCAACCTAAATTATGACGAAGCAAGCTACAATTCTTATAAAGCGAAACAACAAGGATTTTTAGATAACCTTTTGGCAAATCCTCAAACGTATTTCCAAAGCGAAGTTCAGAAATATTTGAACCAAAAAAATCCTAGATTCTTCGGAATTTTACCAGATGCTAAAGCTTGGGAAAAAACAAGCTATAAATTAGCGTACGATATTTACAAAAAATCAGTCGCTAATGCTGGAAACTTCCATTTCTATTTTGTAGGAAATGTAGACGAAAACCAAATCAAACAACTTTCTGAACAATATTTAGCAAGTTTACCTTCTACCAAAAAATCAGAAACGTATAAAGATTTAGGATACAGACCTCTTTTCACTTCTACAGAAAAAGTGATTAAAAAAGGAAAAGATCCTAAAAGTATGGTGATGATTAGATTCAGTGGAGAAACCAAATATAATGAGAAAGAAGATCTTGCCATGAGAGCTTTAGGTGAAGTTGCTACGATTAAAATCATCGAAAAACTTCGTGAAGATGAAGGCGGAATTTACGGAGGTGGAGCAAGAGGAAGTTTAAACAAAGTTCCTTACGGAAGCTACAACTTCAGCATTAATTTCCCTTGTGGACCAGAAAATGCAGAAAAATTAACCAAAATTGCTTTGGCCGAACTTCAAAAAATGATTGACAACGGGCCAGAACAAAAAGATTTAGATAAATTTAAAGAAGGAGAAGCGAATGATGATGTAACCAATATGAAAGACAATAATTATTGGCTACAAAACATCACGAGTTACCAAACTCAAGGTGGCGATAAATACAGCGTTCTTAATTATTTAACTAAAGTAAAAGCGCTTACAGTAAAAGATTTACAGACAGTTGGTAAAAAATATTTAACCGAGAAAAACAGAATGGTATTTACTTTAATGCCAGAAGTAGAAACTCCGAAAACGGATGCTCCAAAAGCAGCAGTTTCTGCGAATGTAACGGCTCAACAAGTGATTGATAATTATGCCGCAGCTTTGGGTGGGAAATCTAAATTAGAAGCAGTAAAAACCGTGAAAACACTCTCTACGATTAAAGTAATGGGCATGGAAATGGAAGCTACTACTTTAGAAATGGCACCGAATAAATCTAAATCAGTTCAAAAAATTATGGGACAAGAAATGGTTCAAGTTTTTGACGGCGAGAAAGGTTACATGATGCAAGCTGGTCAGAGAATGGATTTACCAGCTCCTGCAATTGAAGAAGCAAAGAAAAAAAGACTATTCGAAGTGCTTTCTTACAATGCAGCAGATTTCAAAACAGTAGAAAAAGTAACGGAAGAAGGAAAGGAATTATACCTTTTAGCTGGTGCTGGTAAAAAATTATATTTTGATACCAAAACCAATTTATTGGTGAAAAGCACTTCTGACAAAGGAGATATGGTTATTCTAGATTACATGGAAGTAGACGGAATTAAGTTTCCTAAAAATATCAAATTAGCCATGATGGGACAAAACATGGAAATGACCAATAGTCAAGTTATCGTTAATAAAGAAGTGTCAGTAGAAGACTTCAAATAA
- a CDS encoding trigger factor has product MNVTRTNHDEVSALLTVTLNKSDYKDKVEKQLINYAKNATVPGFRKGKVPLSMVRKQFEAGIAFEEINKQISEALNNYVNENNLRLVGQPVPVPMNELDYNAEEVSVGFEVGFEPDFNIDLSSYEAPHYKVEATDKEINQSIENMQKRFADKDAQDKATKDSYVALSIAQVVEADAEGEHNHPPKNVVVSAEQKEAFGLVKSHKVGDVVKLTKTQLTENETLAKDLNYNEHELGHIHHEDLEATVTEIYKLNLAPLDQELFDKVYGEGNINSEEELKARVKTELDEYFQQNADIHFVNKVLENVSEKTEVQLPEAFLVKWLLFSNPNITSEEQAKEILEAEKSIIKNQIIEGKLFQDYDVKVDYADVLAQAEVLVNNQLAMYGIHNLPQEEVQKYAVEMLKQEEQVRQISQEVAMGKLKDVILEKASKKETKITHEEFLAELQK; this is encoded by the coding sequence ATGAATGTTACAAGAACCAATCATGACGAAGTAAGTGCTTTGCTTACAGTAACTTTAAATAAATCTGATTACAAAGATAAAGTTGAAAAACAACTGATCAATTATGCTAAAAATGCTACTGTTCCTGGTTTTAGAAAAGGAAAAGTTCCATTGAGCATGGTGAGAAAACAATTTGAAGCGGGTATTGCTTTTGAAGAAATTAACAAACAAATTTCTGAAGCGTTAAACAACTATGTAAACGAAAACAATTTAAGATTAGTTGGTCAGCCAGTTCCAGTTCCTATGAACGAACTAGATTACAATGCAGAAGAAGTTTCTGTAGGTTTCGAAGTTGGTTTTGAGCCAGATTTTAATATTGATTTATCTTCTTACGAAGCTCCTCACTACAAAGTAGAAGCTACTGATAAAGAAATCAACCAAAGCATTGAAAACATGCAAAAAAGATTTGCTGATAAAGATGCCCAAGATAAAGCGACTAAAGATTCTTATGTAGCACTTTCTATTGCACAAGTAGTAGAAGCTGATGCAGAGGGAGAGCACAATCATCCACCGAAAAATGTAGTAGTTTCTGCTGAGCAAAAAGAAGCTTTCGGTTTGGTAAAATCTCACAAAGTAGGTGATGTAGTGAAGTTAACTAAAACTCAGTTAACTGAAAACGAAACTTTGGCTAAAGATTTAAATTACAACGAGCATGAACTAGGTCACATTCATCACGAAGATTTAGAAGCTACTGTTACAGAAATCTATAAATTAAACTTAGCACCACTAGATCAAGAATTATTTGATAAAGTGTATGGTGAAGGAAATATTAATTCTGAAGAAGAATTAAAAGCAAGAGTAAAAACTGAATTAGACGAATATTTCCAACAAAATGCAGATATTCACTTTGTAAATAAAGTATTAGAAAACGTTTCAGAAAAAACTGAAGTTCAGTTACCAGAAGCATTCTTAGTGAAATGGTTACTATTCTCTAATCCAAACATTACTTCTGAAGAACAAGCTAAAGAAATTCTAGAAGCAGAAAAATCTATCATCAAAAACCAAATCATCGAAGGAAAATTATTCCAAGATTATGATGTGAAAGTAGATTATGCAGATGTTTTAGCTCAAGCTGAAGTTTTAGTAAACAACCAATTAGCAATGTACGGAATCCACAATCTTCCACAAGAAGAAGTGCAGAAATATGCGGTAGAAATGCTAAAACAAGAAGAGCAAGTAAGACAAATTTCTCAAGAAGTTGCAATGGGTAAACTAAAAGATGTTATCCTAGAAAAAGCAAGCAAAAAAGAAACTAAAATTACACACGAAGAATTTTTAGCAGAATTACAAAAATAA
- a CDS encoding tetratricopeptide repeat-containing sensor histidine kinase, with translation MKSILSFVLIFTLSLTFGQKSNHKKIDSINNLPFEVRLKDAAILDKVYLKNAEESAKIHYDLGEAKSYSNLSLVYYYQGKYEKDLAYSLKAIHIFEKLNDLESLSLEWGELGYRMKKRNLEKAIQYMQKSKKIAEKNNLQKPLLSIYNNYGVLKEMKVEYDSALFYYEKGLALKQKINDQVGIPYSLNNIAGVFVLRKQFDKAEENYQKALEIRKKINDTVGIAENYSYLGDLHLMKKDFKKAIGFYQKSTEITDKHKYLGLSQDSYRKISECYENLGEHQKALQNFKKFSALKDSLINQETNSKIAELEVKFDTNEKEKQLLQKQAEVETSRIKFSVAIVFAILASIIGFLFYRQQRLKNKQQHQEFELKSAMAQIESQNKLQEQRLSISRDLHDNIGAQLTFIISSLENTKFGIPNLETAVEKRLDKISDFTRNTIVELRDTIWAINKADFAMEDLSSRIFNFVEHAQSANQNILFNFSIDENLKNLKFSSLVGVNLYRTIQESVNNAMKYANAHHIVINAEKFQEGLKIEIKDDGKGFETENVDVGNGLLNMKKRMEEIGGNFSINSEIGKGTSINVELEKL, from the coding sequence ATGAAATCAATTTTATCTTTTGTATTAATTTTTACACTGAGTTTGACTTTTGGACAAAAATCAAACCATAAAAAAATAGATTCTATTAATAATCTTCCGTTTGAAGTAAGGTTAAAAGATGCCGCAATTTTGGATAAAGTTTATCTGAAAAATGCAGAAGAGTCTGCTAAAATTCATTATGACTTAGGTGAAGCTAAATCTTACAGCAACCTCAGTTTGGTCTATTATTATCAAGGGAAATATGAGAAAGATTTGGCGTATTCTCTGAAAGCGATTCATATTTTCGAGAAATTAAACGACTTAGAGAGTCTTTCTTTAGAATGGGGAGAATTAGGGTATAGAATGAAGAAAAGAAATCTAGAGAAAGCGATTCAGTACATGCAGAAATCTAAAAAAATTGCAGAAAAGAATAACCTTCAGAAACCCTTATTGAGCATTTATAACAATTATGGTGTGCTCAAAGAAATGAAAGTAGAATATGACAGCGCACTTTTCTACTACGAAAAAGGTCTCGCCTTGAAACAAAAAATTAATGACCAAGTTGGCATTCCTTATAGTTTGAATAATATTGCAGGGGTTTTTGTCTTGAGAAAACAATTTGATAAAGCGGAGGAAAACTATCAAAAAGCCCTTGAAATCAGAAAAAAAATAAATGATACGGTAGGAATTGCAGAAAATTACTCTTACCTAGGAGATTTGCATTTGATGAAAAAAGACTTCAAAAAAGCAATTGGGTTTTATCAAAAATCAACAGAAATTACAGATAAACACAAGTATTTAGGACTTTCGCAAGATTCTTATCGCAAGATTTCAGAATGTTATGAAAATTTAGGTGAACATCAAAAGGCTTTGCAGAATTTCAAGAAATTTTCAGCACTCAAAGACAGCCTCATCAATCAGGAAACCAATTCTAAAATTGCCGAATTAGAGGTGAAATTTGATACCAATGAAAAAGAAAAACAACTGCTTCAGAAACAAGCCGAAGTAGAAACTTCTAGAATTAAATTTTCGGTGGCGATTGTATTTGCGATTTTAGCCTCTATTATTGGCTTTCTTTTTTATCGTCAACAAAGATTGAAAAACAAGCAACAGCATCAGGAATTTGAATTGAAATCTGCAATGGCGCAAATCGAAAGTCAAAATAAATTGCAAGAACAACGCTTGTCTATTTCCCGAGATTTACATGATAATATTGGCGCACAATTAACCTTCATTATTTCGTCTTTAGAAAATACGAAATTTGGAATTCCGAATTTAGAAACTGCGGTAGAAAAGCGTTTAGACAAAATCAGTGACTTTACCAGAAATACGATTGTAGAACTTCGAGACACGATTTGGGCAATTAATAAAGCAGATTTCGCCATGGAAGATTTGAGTTCTAGAATTTTCAATTTTGTGGAACATGCGCAATCTGCCAATCAAAATATTTTGTTCAATTTCAGCATTGATGAAAACCTAAAAAACCTGAAATTTTCTTCTTTGGTAGGCGTAAATTTATACAGAACGATTCAGGAATCTGTGAATAATGCCATGAAATATGCTAATGCTCATCATATAGTCATCAATGCAGAAAAATTTCAGGAAGGTTTAAAAATTGAAATCAAAGACGATGGAAAAGGTTTTGAAACCGAAAATGTAGATGTAGGAAACGGATTGCTCAATATGAAAAAACGAATGGAAGAAATCGGGGGAAATTTTTCCATCAATTCAGAAATAGGGAAAGGAACTAGTATAAATGTAGAATTAGAAAAACTGTAA
- the gap gene encoding type I glyceraldehyde-3-phosphate dehydrogenase has protein sequence MSTIKVGINGFGRIGSLVFNAMLERDNIEIVGINDLINAEYMAYMMKYDSVHGKFNGEVRLEGNNLVVNGKTIRITSERDPNNLKWNEVGADYIVESTGLFLDKGTASAHINAGAKKVVLSAPSKDDTPMFVMGVNHKELPADLQIFSNASCTTNCLAPLAKVVHENFGIVEGLMTTVHATTATQRTVDGPSMKDWRGGRSALLNIIPSSTGAAKAVGKVIPSLNGKLTGMSFRVPTADVSVVDLTVRLEKATSYEEICAAMKAASEGELKGILGYTEDLVVSQDFVGDKRTSIFDKDAGIMLSPNFVKLVSWYDNETGYSNKLTDLLLHSASL, from the coding sequence ATGTCAACAATTAAAGTAGGAATCAACGGATTCGGTAGAATTGGAAGTCTAGTTTTCAATGCAATGTTAGAAAGAGATAACATTGAAATCGTAGGGATTAATGACCTTATCAACGCAGAATATATGGCTTACATGATGAAGTATGATTCTGTTCACGGCAAATTTAATGGAGAAGTAAGACTAGAAGGAAATAACTTAGTAGTAAACGGAAAAACAATCAGAATCACTTCTGAAAGAGACCCTAATAACTTAAAATGGAACGAAGTAGGTGCAGATTACATCGTAGAATCTACAGGACTTTTCTTAGATAAAGGTACAGCTTCTGCTCACATTAATGCAGGTGCTAAAAAAGTAGTTCTTTCTGCTCCATCTAAAGACGATACTCCAATGTTTGTAATGGGAGTAAACCACAAAGAATTACCTGCTGATTTACAAATTTTCTCTAACGCTTCTTGTACTACTAACTGTCTTGCTCCTTTAGCAAAAGTAGTTCACGAAAACTTCGGAATCGTAGAAGGTCTTATGACAACTGTTCACGCTACTACAGCTACTCAAAGAACTGTAGATGGCCCATCTATGAAAGACTGGAGAGGTGGTAGAAGTGCTTTATTAAACATTATCCCTTCTTCTACTGGTGCTGCTAAAGCTGTAGGTAAAGTAATTCCTTCATTAAACGGAAAATTAACAGGAATGTCTTTCAGAGTACCAACTGCTGACGTTTCTGTAGTAGATTTAACAGTAAGATTAGAAAAAGCTACTTCTTACGAAGAAATTTGTGCTGCTATGAAAGCTGCTTCTGAAGGTGAATTAAAAGGAATCCTAGGTTACACTGAAGATTTAGTAGTTTCTCAAGATTTCGTAGGAGATAAGAGAACTTCTATTTTTGATAAAGATGCTGGTATCATGTTATCTCCAAACTTCGTAAAATTAGTTTCTTGGTATGATAATGAAACTGGTTACTCTAACAAGTTAACAGATTTATTATTACACTCTGCTTCTTTATAA
- a CDS encoding TonB-dependent receptor, translating to MLIKKIYFFVAMFLATQLVMAQYKLSGKITDFDTQEPVKNASVYLVDLKKSTVSDQNGNYAFQNLKSGKYFVEITGDNYTSLLVSIEVSQDAVSDFTLQKSAKEIDEVVVTAVTRASELKKIPVVIKSVDKNIINQNASTNLIDGLKNIPGVNQITSGTAISKPVIRGLGYNRVITLVDGIKQEGQQWGGEHGIEIDEFSVGKVEIVKGPGSLMYGSDGIAGVLNFISPKAAANGKIENQLITNYQTNNNLIATSFSNKGNKNGFVWEGRLTNKLAGNYENKYDGKVLNSGFKEFDGNLMLGINKNWGHSYFNVSSYNTTLNIVEGERDADGKFTFINSNGDDVTATDEDYKGYKIGFPHQKINHLRLTSNNYFLLKNGTINADFAFQNNKRKEFADATNPDEKELFFDLNTFNYNVRYNVKETNNWETSFGIGGMQQSNTNKGVEALVPNYQFFDAGAFVYTQKTFNKNLTLAGGLRFDNRNVDAQEMLEDTDVKFAQFNKNYSGISGSLGLSYQLDKQSTLKLNLSRGFRAPNIAELSSNGIHEGTFRYEIGDINLKSEISHQIDAAYFLNSDHISFEFTPFVNFISNYIYTEKMQDANGNDVIIDPNDPVPAFKFTQGNAQLFGGEVFLDFHPHPFDWLHVENSFSYVRATQNNRPENEKFLPFIPAPKYRGEIKTNFEKVNNTFSDFYAKFSVDHYFKQNNIYSAFDTETATPAYTLLSVGIGADIKAFGKKDFFNVFISGENLTDVAYQNHLSRLKYAPENSATGRMGVFNMGRNFSVKLMMNF from the coding sequence ATGTTAATCAAAAAAATATATTTTTTTGTTGCAATGTTTCTTGCAACACAGTTGGTAATGGCTCAATATAAATTAAGTGGAAAAATCACTGATTTTGATACTCAAGAGCCTGTAAAAAATGCTTCGGTTTATTTGGTAGACCTTAAAAAAAGTACTGTTTCAGACCAAAATGGTAATTACGCTTTCCAAAACTTAAAATCTGGAAAATATTTTGTGGAAATCACAGGAGATAACTATACTTCATTATTGGTTTCCATAGAAGTGAGTCAAGATGCTGTTTCTGATTTCACTCTTCAAAAATCAGCCAAAGAAATAGATGAGGTGGTGGTAACAGCAGTAACCAGAGCTTCGGAACTTAAAAAGATTCCAGTAGTCATTAAATCTGTAGATAAAAATATCATCAACCAAAATGCTTCTACCAATTTAATTGATGGATTGAAAAATATTCCGGGAGTGAACCAAATTACTTCTGGAACGGCTATTTCTAAACCTGTAATTAGAGGTTTAGGTTACAATAGAGTAATCACTTTGGTAGATGGAATTAAGCAAGAAGGTCAACAATGGGGCGGTGAACACGGAATAGAAATCGATGAATTTTCGGTGGGGAAAGTAGAAATTGTAAAAGGTCCAGGAAGTTTAATGTACGGTTCAGACGGAATTGCGGGCGTACTGAATTTTATTTCTCCAAAAGCAGCTGCAAATGGTAAAATCGAAAATCAATTAATTACCAATTATCAAACGAATAACAATTTAATTGCGACTTCTTTTTCGAATAAAGGAAACAAAAACGGCTTCGTTTGGGAAGGAAGATTGACCAATAAATTGGCTGGTAACTACGAAAATAAATATGACGGAAAAGTCTTGAACTCTGGTTTCAAAGAATTTGATGGCAACTTAATGTTAGGAATCAATAAAAACTGGGGACATTCTTATTTCAACGTGAGTTCTTATAACACTACTTTGAATATTGTAGAAGGAGAAAGAGATGCTGATGGAAAATTCACGTTCATCAATAGTAATGGCGATGATGTTACTGCGACAGATGAAGATTACAAAGGATATAAAATAGGATTTCCGCATCAGAAAATCAATCACTTGAGATTAACTTCAAATAATTATTTTTTATTGAAAAACGGAACCATCAATGCTGATTTTGCTTTTCAAAACAATAAAAGAAAAGAATTTGCAGATGCAACCAATCCTGATGAAAAAGAATTGTTCTTTGATTTAAATACCTTCAACTATAACGTAAGATATAACGTGAAAGAAACCAATAATTGGGAAACTTCTTTCGGAATTGGAGGGATGCAACAATCGAATACCAATAAAGGAGTAGAAGCGCTTGTTCCTAATTATCAATTTTTCGATGCGGGAGCGTTTGTTTACACGCAGAAAACTTTTAACAAAAATCTGACTTTAGCGGGAGGATTGAGATTTGATAATAGAAATGTAGATGCTCAAGAAATGCTCGAAGATACCGATGTGAAATTTGCGCAATTTAATAAAAATTACAGCGGAATTTCTGGAAGTTTAGGTTTGTCTTATCAATTAGACAAGCAATCTACTTTAAAATTAAATCTTTCTAGAGGTTTTAGAGCACCGAATATTGCAGAACTTTCTTCTAACGGAATTCACGAAGGAACTTTCAGATACGAAATTGGTGATATTAACCTGAAATCTGAAATCAGTCACCAAATTGATGCTGCTTATTTCTTAAATTCAGACCATATTAGTTTTGAATTTACACCGTTTGTGAACTTCATTTCTAATTATATCTATACCGAAAAAATGCAAGATGCCAACGGAAATGATGTAATTATTGACCCAAATGATCCAGTTCCTGCATTTAAATTTACTCAAGGAAACGCTCAGCTTTTCGGTGGAGAAGTTTTCTTGGATTTTCACCCACATCCATTTGACTGGTTGCATGTAGAAAATTCATTTTCTTATGTAAGAGCTACGCAGAACAATCGTCCAGAAAACGAAAAGTTCTTGCCATTTATTCCTGCGCCAAAATATCGTGGAGAGATTAAAACCAATTTTGAGAAGGTGAATAATACTTTTTCTGATTTTTATGCTAAATTTTCAGTAGACCATTATTTCAAACAAAATAATATTTATAGCGCTTTTGATACAGAAACAGCTACTCCTGCTTACACACTTTTGAGTGTAGGAATTGGTGCAGACATTAAAGCATTTGGCAAAAAAGACTTTTTCAATGTTTTCATTAGCGGAGAAAATTTAACAGATGTAGCGTATCAGAACCATTTGAGCAGATTAAAATATGCTCCAGAAAACTCAGCAACAGGAAGAATGGGCGTTTTTAACATGGGCAGAAATTTCAGTGTGAAACTGATGATGAATTTCTAA